The following proteins are co-located in the Lacticaseibacillus paracasei subsp. paracasei genome:
- a CDS encoding (Fe-S)-binding protein: MKVVIFSTCIVDLFFPNVGAAMVEVLERFGCETFMPVKQICCGQPTYNSGYVKATQKVFRNEIDALLSVDADYIVGPAGSCVNMLREYRVLLKDDPEYAEKAKEVADKTFEFSQFLYRVLNVIDAGAELDAKATYHRSCHMTRLLGERTAPFALLDHVKDLQMEPLPHIENCCGFGGMFSAKEPEISKQMVDEKVDDVLSTGAKVLISADPACLMNISGRFSRRQEKIKIMHIAEVLNHNVDPKRIKFHDPLPVEQEVRL, translated from the coding sequence ATGAAAGTTGTCATTTTCTCCACCTGTATCGTAGATCTTTTCTTCCCGAACGTTGGGGCAGCAATGGTCGAAGTATTGGAACGCTTTGGCTGTGAAACCTTCATGCCGGTTAAGCAGATTTGTTGCGGCCAACCGACATATAATTCAGGTTACGTGAAAGCTACGCAGAAGGTCTTTCGTAATGAGATCGATGCGTTGCTGTCAGTTGACGCCGATTACATCGTCGGGCCAGCTGGTTCTTGCGTAAATATGCTGCGCGAATACCGCGTTTTACTTAAAGATGATCCGGAATATGCTGAAAAGGCGAAGGAAGTCGCCGACAAAACATTTGAATTCTCCCAGTTTCTGTATCGGGTTTTGAATGTGATTGATGCAGGCGCTGAACTCGATGCCAAAGCTACCTATCATCGCTCTTGCCACATGACCCGGTTGTTGGGTGAGCGGACAGCACCATTCGCTTTGCTTGATCATGTGAAGGATCTGCAAATGGAACCACTCCCACATATCGAAAACTGCTGCGGCTTCGGCGGCATGTTTTCCGCTAAAGAGCCGGAGATTTCCAAGCAGATGGTGGATGAAAAAGTCGACGATGTGCTGAGTACTGGGGCCAAAGTCCTGATTTCGGCTGATCCAGCCTGCTTGATGAATATTTCCGGTCGCTTCTCTCGCCGTCAGGAAAAAATTAAGATCATGCACATTGCTGAAGTGCTCAACCACAATGTTGACCCGAAACGGATCAAATTCCATGATCCACTGCCGGTAGAACAGGAGGTGCGCCTATGA
- a CDS encoding PTS lactose/cellobiose transporter subunit IIA, whose protein sequence is MTQVNEQTIMGLIIAGGNAKSAAFTAIQAAKAGDFPEATVQLKEADDALVSAHNAQTELLTAEASGNHAEVSLLMVHAQDHLMNAITFRDLAGEVVAVYQRMAEMTTAPTV, encoded by the coding sequence ATGACGCAAGTGAATGAACAAACGATCATGGGCTTGATTATAGCAGGCGGCAATGCCAAGAGTGCGGCCTTCACCGCGATTCAAGCTGCCAAAGCCGGTGACTTTCCTGAAGCAACTGTGCAATTAAAAGAAGCTGATGATGCATTAGTGTCAGCGCATAATGCGCAAACAGAGCTGCTGACCGCCGAAGCCAGTGGCAATCACGCCGAGGTGTCACTGCTGATGGTCCACGCGCAGGATCATCTCATGAATGCCATCACTTTCCGCGATTTGGCCGGTGAGGTTGTCGCTGTTTATCAGCGGATGGCAGAAATGACAACCGCGCCAACTGTTTAA